The nucleotide sequence GTTGTAATGCCGTGAAAGTTGATATGTCCTGTCAAAAGTCAGCGATCAGCTGAGTCTGTACGGGAGAATGAAATAGCGACAAGGTAAGGTTTTTAGCGAAggataaaatataatattcaacTAAGAGGTTTAATATTTCAGGGAAAAGATTTAATTGTAGTATCAGTGCTGACTCTGGTGACTTATAAAGTTATCGTGCACGGATGACTGACTGTTAAACTGGTTTGTGGCAGGCAAAGTTATGAGAAacaagttttgttttttgtcagttttataatgataatgaaaagCCAGCGAATGGACGGCGagctgtaaaatgtaaaaacagcgTGGGTGATAATTTCGGTTGCGATATGAATGtgcacgcaaaaaaaaaaaaaaaaaaaaaaaaaacatacctcgTTATGAATTGGTTGCAGTTTTGCAGTAGCCACGTTACAGCAGAGTTTGATCGTGCAGCTTTGTCTTCAGACTCAGCTCCTCCCAGATGTGAGGATGAATAACAGGAGTGTCCAGACTTGATCCTGGAGGTTCAGCTGTcccgcagagtttagctccatcccaggttaaacacacctgaaccagacaATCAAGGTTGCCTTCCAGTGAAGCTTGTttgtttgagctaaactctgcaggacattgggATACAGTGTATTAGAAAACCACTTCAtgcatcttaaagggttagttcacccaaaaatgaaaatgttgtcattaatttactcaccttcgtgtcgttccaaacccattaagatcagaatcagaacacaaattaagatatttctgatgaaatccaagagatttctgaccctgcatagaacGCAATGCagctgacacgttcaaggcccagaaaggacATCATTAAGATAGTCCAAGtgatatcagtggttcaactgtaatgttataaagctatgagaatacttttggcgcacaaagaaaacaaaaattcaaTTTTGTACTCTCGTGAACGCAGATCGTAGAGTGACACAGACGAGAAGAAATcgttaaataaagtcattattttgctTTGCTAGCGGTTGCTTTACTGTCTATatagggacagaaagctctcggatttcatcaaaaatatcttaatttgtgttctgaagatgaacaaaggttacaggtttagaacgacatgaggattTAGTaattaaggcccaatcccaattctaccccttagcccttcccctttcctcTACCCCTCTGTTTCGCGccttcacgtgaaggggtaggggtgtctcgattctcttttggttggagggggaggggtaaggggaagggccagatagcccttcaaagtAAGGTTTTTctggaccacacttcaaacgaagtgGTATGAACTATCTCGGCAATATGggtgctacagcgaacaaaaagacacataaatgtacgCTTTTtgggcataaataaagattttaacgaaaagtttgttttatgttacattcaattgtgagttcatattaacggtcatattactcaaagaaatgtttgcaaaaaatcgctaacgtcatatcattacagactgcatgatagtgccacagcatatgtctgatcagggcgataactaatgtagactaatccccccaataattagaaattgctaaaccattttctcaaatattgcctattcgagagagagagagagagagagagagagagaaatggaagttgcgtgtattcacgtctgtgtgtttctcttttttgagtgagtttacttaaaaacagcgatgtATCCTCTCattgctggaaaatataatgtagcgattcagaatgtaaactgtatttaataaatgtcGTGGGGTTTATTTTCTCCTGTATGTGTGAAATGCGCGATTTCCGTTATgtttgtgtgtcagtaagcagctcattaatacagaaggataattaaaggctctaatacacaccagcacaccagtatatgtgtgtattgtaagagctagatgacGAATGATGGCGTGTGACAGCATAGTattggtgtcccaatccttaggggaatattttcttaggggaaggggaaggggtataaaatagaatttggATTGGGcctaaagtggtcatatgatgatcattattttgtgtatttggtgtaacagaatatgttgacatgctttaatgttcaaaaaacacatcatttttcaaataatgtacattatagggcttgggcgccgggTTGCATTCTGGGACATGGTGGTCCTGCTGGCagcctcgcgaatgtaaacatacatcaagtcgaacgagaagaagcagagttatatcctgtaaaatatcccgttagcccctccatcagacctgtcaagtctctgtgttgttgtcctgttgctactccttgtccttccagcgaaacatgttttcaaagcatcgttttgattacttgaaagcaaccttagcgtgatgttgggctttttaagaaagcgtggttgttgtgagagcacgatttcacgccaatctgtaactaaaatcacgttagacctagcttcacaaatcgcttaacgttagcGATTAATGCAGCACTTTTGTAGTtcaaattttttcttattttcaatgttgacttaagctatataaattaatattcagatgttatggtctccgtagtcgcgcctccaagcaggaaagcggtgtaaagttaatccattctcattttattttccccatggcgattatgtgttgcgctattacaccccacaatacagcaacggtttaccatggttaaaatagatttttaattcatcaaattaagacacacggatgagagggagtatgtctaaacactgcacaGTAGTCTGAGTGGCAGTAAAGGAGGCTGTCAAcatggcggccacgccaagtaatgacatcACGTCGTCCAAGCCCTATTGTAGGTCCTCTgtgcctctgattggccaactgacccagtgcattgtaatcggacgaacaccgcaagcacttgtgagaaatgtaacacccctttccataatcgtgatctacatcttttaaaataaatgttaagatagttaataatgtcctatttaccatcagttcaagcccaaaaCAGGAACAAGACAAGCGAATAAGCGcaagattgtcatagcaaagtttTCTTTCAGAAATAGCATTcattgcatctactttcagaaagacaaataaagtgcttttgctttcacttaGATACACACAgtatctccctgacatggctgcttcaacactaactgtggttactgaaaccacgccgcCTTTATTTGCCTTCATTACCAAGCAGCCTTCTCTTTTAAATAGAATAAATCCTTTTGTGGGAGACTTTGAGCTTTTAACTCTGCCGATCTTATACATGCACAAATAGCTACGTAACACACTAAAGAATAGGAAAAATacaaattgcatcatatgacccatttaatgacagcattttcatttttgggtgaaccattcgtTTAAAGAGTTACTTCTCCTCAAACGTATCTCGATCAGTATATGTAGCAAAAGTAAAGGAATAAGGGTTCTTACAGTTTAATCTGAATAAGCTTagaaaactgtttgcactacaacccagtgtgttcataattaagattaTACACTTAAATAAAATGGCAGTTTGCATTACCAAGCAGCAAAACCAGtggttttgtacagctaaaaataactgGGCATGGATGAGACCCATTAAGacccataaaatgtaaaattaaaaaaaaaaaaaaaacaatccaggaGATATATATTAATAGGGATGAGAGAAGGTGAAATGAGATCAATGCATCAGTTTCCACTCCCCTGTCTTACTCCAGGTCACCATGCAGTTCCTGGGCCGTATCCTCAACACGGTGAGCTCCGTGTCGACTCTGTTCTCCAACCCGTACCGGGTGAGGGATGTGCAGCTGTCGGATTATAATGGCAAAGTGCTACTGAAACGGGAGGGCAGGCTGGTCCTGTACAAGAACCAACAGAACCATTCATGGGACTGCCTGCTCCTCTGCCCCGAGTCTCCATCTGTGGCTCTGAGGTGAGACTCTTAAGTTAAGCTTCATAATACAGGGTGACCAATATTGGTTTCCTGTAAAAAGTCACTAGGGTCCTGTGAGTTCATCATAATCTTGCAAAAACTCCCGTATTGCTTCACAGTATGTTGAACAGATTTGCTTTCATATCAGCTACTGCCCTGAATATGGCTTCTCATGGTCATCCACTTCTTGATCTCATCATTTGTGGGTTTCCAGAATGACTTTAACTGTGATTTTGATATCTTTGTGCTCAGGATGTTCCAGGTAGCTTCAGAGGAAGACGCCATGAATTGGTTTCCTCAGTACGCTCTCAAACTCCGCCCATTTTATGAGATGCTCCGCCCACCGCTGAAACCTGAAACGTTCCAGCCAATCGTGGACTGCGTGCGGAATCACCCCGACTGGAGCTCGGCTCACGTCGCCGTGGACACTGGGCTGAGAGACTGTCTCAAACACACTTACGTTTTGAGGTGAGACATCAAAGGTCAAAGTTCAAACGTCACATGCACTGTATCGGAGAGCTTTGATGGAATTtacgcattaattatcggccgttACATATCGTGCACCccttaaataaaatgtgaaaaaacacGCGATATGCAGCATTGTCACGATATGcaaaaaagtgaaacatttttcAAACCAACCTCATGTAAAAAATGTCTTCTGAGTCcgttaataaacatttaatcaaGAACAAAATATCCGAAAGTTGTGATTGTCTGTGGCCCCTTGTAGTCAGATGAACGCCCGTGACGCCCAGGGTCAGACCCCGCTGCACCTGGCGTGCGAGAGAGGAGATGTGGGCTGCGTGCGCGAGCTCCTGGATGAGTGTCAGGCTCGCACGGACATCAAGGACAAGAACGGAGAGACGCCCATGCACTGCGCTGCTAAACAAGACTCCGCTGTTATtatagaggtcagaggtcaacttAGGGCGTGTATACAATCTGCTGAATGGCAAATTCGGGTGTCTGTGATTGTGTATTGTTGTCGCTCGTAGGTTTTGTGTGCACGGATGTGCGCGGGTGTGAACGAGTTGAACGCCGCCGGGGAAACACCAATGCACATCGCATGCCGTCTCGGGAAGGTCGAGGTGGTCAAGGGCTTGCTGGGGGGCGGAGCCTGCTGTGACATCATGGGAAACAATGGCTATCCAATCCACACCGCCGTGAAGTTTAGTGAGAAGAGGTGCGGGGAAAAAATCTTCTCTTAACTTTATAATTGATAATTCACATGTGGGCTTCTAACTCAGTCTCTCTCCTTCAGTTGTGCCGAAGCAATTTTAAACACCAACCCAAATCAACTTCTGGCGGAGGATCCGATTTACGGCGGAACACCTCTTCACTGGGCAAAGACCGCCGAGGttcttgatgtttttgtttttttttgtacctgAGGAATTCTAAGTGTTAGTTATGTGACCGTCCTGTCTCTCGTCTCTCTAGATGAGCCGTGTGCTGCTGGACCGAGGATCTAGCGTCAACTACCTGAGTAAGACTGGAGAGAGTCCGTTACACATCCTGACCAAGAGGGGGCGCTTTGAGGCCACAATGACACTGCTGACCCATGGAGCCGACCCCAACATCAAGGGTCAGGATGGAAACACAGCACTGCACCTCGCTATGAAGGTATGAGAGAGAATTTCCTAAAGCCTGTCAAGAACATTTCTGGCTTGTATttcaatctttatatatatatatatatatatatagatagatagatagatagatagatagatagatagatagatagatagatagataatttgattacattattattatttattttttacaaatagtttatttaattaattaaatttaaatttgcttttatattttctgttttcattttagttttggtAACATTGTAGTAGTTTTATTTCAGTCTAATTGTcccttaagcttttttttttttttctttaaattagtttttcatttaatcttaatactttattttattttaggtttattccaatttagtagttttatttatcaaaaacaaCTATAAgcagtaaaaaaactaaaaacattttgcAAACAAATATAACCATTATAGTCAAACCATTGTCACATTGACActctcatatgtgaccctggggcacaaaacctgtcttaagtagcacaggtatatttgtagcaatagccaacaatacattgtatgggtcataataatcacattttcttttatgccaaaaatcatttaggatattaagtaaatatcatgttcaacGAAGATGTTTTGTGAATTTCCTACCATAAACATACCAAAACGTAATTTCTGATTAGGGATATGCATGAAAATttatttaaaggcgattttctcaatatttagatttttttgcgtAATCAGATAGTTGTACCtttgccaaatattgtctgatcctaacaaaccatacatcagtagaaagcttatttatttaactgtcagatgatgtgtaaatctcaattgaaaatgacccttatgactggttttaagTAAAGAAGTAACTGTAATCACCAGTAATTGACAGATTAATTCAGAATGATTAAACGTTAACAGAAATTGTTGgtattttcttctgttttgtcTTGTATGCCGTATCCTCTGGGCCCGCAGTTGGACCACATGGACCTGATCAAAGCTCTCATGGTGTTTGGAGCAGATGTGGAGGTTCACAATGATCTGGGAGAGACACCAGGACTCATCGCTGCTCGTACCAGcaagggtgagagagagagagagagagatgtgagaTGAGACATCAGATTAAATGCTAGCAGAACAGTCGCCAATGTATTGAAGCTCTTTCAGTTTCTAGTTATACAGTCTCACGGAGCCTGTTGTCTTAAGTGTGCGGCAAGACATTTTTTGAGGTGTTGCATGCAAGCATAGCATTATCTAACCATATACCATCATAAACTTTGTTGATGTGCGTATTtacaatgcatacattttttgacTCGCTAATGACTTGCTTTGATTTTGCTTTAAAGGGGAAGTGTTTAATTTCTCAGCCATTCAAagcatatttcatgtttttaaagacAACAGGGCCAgtattcacaaaatattttatctTACTATTAAGAGTTCTCCTAAACAGCTATAAAAGATTTTTGCTAAgagttttctcttaaaacctattcacaaagctgctgagacaaaCCTTTACGGGTGGGGTTGATGTCAGCATACTTATtaactatgcacacagtgattgactgaatattcatagaaatattgtagagcGTGATATTATGTTGCTATATCTAAAAAAAGGgttaaaaacacaaattttaaTTGCCGTATTcaattaaagattttaaaatacagGTTAAGTGTCACTATACGCTTGGCTAATTTACAGCCTGTATGTTTCTCTCAAATATATTAGTGAATATGCATATAAACTGCCTTTTAATAAACAGAGTAGAATAACCATGGGTGATAATGAGACATGCAAACTCTTAGAGCACAAATTTAGGAAATCTTATCAAAAATTTGAAATTTATGAGCTACTTTAACCTTGAGATGTTttgagaaataaattattttatttataataatttgtaaaaaaaaaaaaaaaatgttaaaatgcatttaaaaaacaaaacatgtttatttaaagctttaatttgtttaacattttatgtattcatcttaaaataaatatttgttaaaaatatgtatttctttaaaatgtatatttacgaattgtattatttgtgaaatgtattaatttcagtttattgaaacttatttatttatttatttaattgcaaaaggTTCCACAAAAAATTAAATAGGAAAAAAAGGGAGTGAAATGTCTTCAGCATCATAAAGAGCCTACAGTAGATATTTTCTGGAAAAACCAGCAGAAGCTGTCTGATAGGTCCTGATGTTTTGATTTCCTGTAGTAATCTTTGAGAGATCATTACCACAAACTATGTGACGCTTGCGTGTCATGACGTTTTTTGTAGATCTAGTTGTTTAACTATGATAATGAAATGTCATGCTCTTTTGTTTGGTCATTCATGCATTCAGTCAATGCATACTCTTTCTTTCTTCCGTGTGCATGGGTGTGACGGCATGCGTGTGTCAAATCCTGCGCTTCTGCTGAAGGGCCCAACCGTAAGGTGCTCTTGAACATGCTGTGTAGTGTAGGGGCCGAGCGGTGCCACCCCTCCTCCCTCAACAGCCCTACCCTCAGTGTCAACAAAGCTCCGCCTCCTGGCATAGGTAAAGCCCCGCCCCCAAACTTTCAGCTTTCCTGCCAGTATCTTTCACCTCTGTCCTTCAGTCCTTCCTTCAGTCCTGTTATACAAATGGGGTTCCTCACATGACGCAAACGTTttaacattagcatgttgctaagctaacaacatgACACTCTAATCAGTGCGCAAAACcaaaatattctgtaaaataatctgtaaattaaaggaacagttcaccaatAAAGGTAAATTACCTCATGATTTACTCACAGcaaagccatcctaggtgtatttgatttcttttaGACGAATCCTACGACTTCCGCTACTCTTGCATGAAGGATTGTTAGCGGAAGTGAGAGTTGACACAGATTATACGAATGCTTCATATAATACTATACCTATACACAAccaacctactgacagattttgtctAAATTTACAatgtataaatgtttacctatacatagACTTAAAAATACAAACTGTACAAATGCTACACATAAACACTgtacctatacacaactaacctactgactaACCAGCTTTCTTACAAAAATACATCGATTTGCTTCAGGATGCCTTTATTAATCCCCTGGGgctgtgtggagcactttttatgatggatggatgcattttTTGGTGCTTCAAGATCTCAACCCCTATTCTCTGCCATTATAAAGCTCAGAAGAGCCagaacatttacacacacacacacacagacacacatatataaaataaaactgattgaATTTCTCtgcaagaagaaagtcatatacacttaggatggcttgaggctgagtaaatcatggtgtagattttatttttgatgaactatcccttcaaattTTTAGCACATAAGTAAATCAAAATTTCCATCGATTTTGATCgccattttggatgaaaattttTGCTGAACTCCTTGCGGAGCATTCTGGGAGTGCCTTCTCTGCTAACGTTCAAGGTACTTTATAAACTTAAATATGCTGTTTGGTTTTTTGAACATAATGTACAGATTTAAATactaattattactatttaaacattaacgtcaatttttgtcattaaacatgaatttacataAGTCCTTAATCGCCACCAAAATTGTGTCCTCTTTTTATCTGCCCTTATTCCCATCACTTCCTCAAtcttacatttagatttttaattattttgtttacattttttgtctTAATTTCAGTGCTAATCTAATTTTctaaatctgtttattttatttaaagcttcCTGTGGTCATAGACACTAGATTTGCATACCTAGATGCCCCATTTGACTAATCCAGATTTTTCAGCAACAGCTGCCATCTTGGAAAGGTCAACATTTTGGGTTGAACTCAAACAATCACTCACCAACCTACTATAATTACACCAACATAAATCCCATGACAGTGCAGCCTATGATGCAAACCGGCGAGACAAAAGAGGGAAGTGTTTCACTGTTAAGAGTGCTGACAAAGCATAGCGCTTGTTGCATCATCGCCTGCATGTGTTTGCGGGTGTTTTTTGACCTTTCCAATTTGTGTATCGCACGTCTTAATAACAGTGGTATCTATGAATAGCAAATCTATGATAGAATCAATTTGCCTTTAGTTCGGTTCACTGCTTTCATATCTTTCCCATAATTGGTCCACAGGGTTTGATGACATCATGAATGTGGCAGTAGCTGTCATGGCCATGAGACGTGGATTTGCAGAGGTTGATGGGCTCAACACAGGAAGCAAGAAGTATGTTACATCCAGTCAACATGGCTAAAACAAGCCTACACAGAACTGATCACTGgcttgcttttctttttcttaagaATAGACCGATTGCTGTGTCTAGATGGTGGAGGAATAAAAGGACTGATTCTGATCCAGCTGTTGATCGCTTTGGAGAAGGAGGCAGGACGGCCCATCAGGGAACTCTTTGACTGGGTGTCTGGGACTAGCACTGGCGGCATACTGGCCCTAGCAATTGTACACGGTATTTGAAATTAGCCATACAGTATTTAAGTGCATTTATAACACCGTATTGACCAATCAGCATACAGAACCGAATTACACtggatataataataaatatataattgtgttGTGTGCGTGAGCAGGTAAATCGATG is from Carassius gibelio isolate Cgi1373 ecotype wild population from Czech Republic chromosome B22, carGib1.2-hapl.c, whole genome shotgun sequence and encodes:
- the LOC127987925 gene encoding 85/88 kDa calcium-independent phospholipase A2-like isoform X1 — encoded protein: MQFLGRILNTVSSVSTLFSNPYRVRDVQLSDYNGKVLLKREGRLVLYKNQQNHSWDCLLLCPESPSVALRMFQVASEEDAMNWFPQYALKLRPFYEMLRPPLKPETFQPIVDCVRNHPDWSSAHVAVDTGLRDCLKHTYVLSQMNARDAQGQTPLHLACERGDVGCVRELLDECQARTDIKDKNGETPMHCAAKQDSAVIIEVLCARMCAGVNELNAAGETPMHIACRLGKVEVVKGLLGGGACCDIMGNNGYPIHTAVKFSEKSCAEAILNTNPNQLLAEDPIYGGTPLHWAKTAEMSRVLLDRGSSVNYLSKTGESPLHILTKRGRFEATMTLLTHGADPNIKGQDGNTALHLAMKLDHMDLIKALMVFGADVEVHNDLGETPGLIAARTSKGPNRKVLLNMLCSVGAERCHPSSLNSPTLSVNKAPPPGIGFDDIMNVAVAVMAMRRGFAEVDGLNTGSKKIDRLLCLDGGGIKGLILIQLLIALEKEAGRPIRELFDWVSGTSTGGILALAIVHGKSMEYVRCLYFRMKEQVFKGSRPYESGPLEEFLKNEFGENTKMTDVAHPRVMVTSVLADRHPGELHLFRNYDPPALQRDPPYTSTATFQPLTVPQGWEDEDLLVVGYTRPPRKRRKVTDEEQLVWRAARSSGAAPTYFRPMGRFLDGGLLANNPTLDAMTEIHQYNKALKAQGRGSEVCRLGVVVSLGTGRPPQVTVNSVDVFRPSSPLELAKTFAGVRGLGKMLVDCCTDSDGCAVERARAWCEMADINYHRLSPPLSQEVMLDEISDAVLVNMLWETQMYLYEHRDVIQTLSQQLLQL
- the LOC127987925 gene encoding 85/88 kDa calcium-independent phospholipase A2-like isoform X4, with the protein product MQFLGRILNTVSSVSTLFSNPYRVRDVQLSDYNGKVLLKREGRLVLYKNQQNHSWDCLLLCPESPSVALRMFQVASEEDAMNWFPQYALKLRPFYEMLRPPLKPETFQPIVDCVRNHPDWSSAHVAVDTGLRDCLKHTYVLSQMNARDAQGQTPLHLACERGDVGCVRELLDECQARTDIKDKNGETPMHCAAKQDSAVIIEVLCARMCAGVNELNAAGETPMHIACRLGKVEVVKGLLGGGACCDIMGNNGYPIHTAVKFSEKSCAEAILNTNPNQLLAEDPIYGGTPLHWAKTAEMSRVLLDRGSSVNYLSKTGESPLHILTKRGRFEATMTLLTHGADPNIKGQDGNTALHLAMKLDHMDLIKALMVFGADVEVHNDLGETPGLIAARTSKGPNRKVLLNMLCSVGAERCHPSSLNSPTLSVNKAPPPGIGFDDIMNVAVAVMAMRRGFAEVDGLNTGSKKIDRLLCLDGGGIKGLILIQLLIALEKEAGRPIRELFDWVSGTSTGGILALAIVHGKSMEYVRCLYFRMKEQVFKGSRPYESGPLEEFLKNEFGENTKMTDVAHPRVMVTSVLADRHPGELHLFRNYDPPALQRDPPYTSTATFQPLTVPQGWEDEDLLVVGYTRPPRKRRKVTDEGVCM
- the LOC127987925 gene encoding 85/88 kDa calcium-independent phospholipase A2-like isoform X2, yielding MQFLGRILNTVSSVSTLFSNPYRVRDVQLSDYNGKVLLKREGRLVLYKNQQNHSWDCLLLCPESPSVALRMFQVASEEDAMNWFPQYALKLRPFYEMLRPPLKPETFQPIVDCVRNHPDWSSAHVAVDTGLRDCLKHTYVLSQMNARDAQGQTPLHLACERGDVGCVRELLDECQARTDIKDKNGETPMHCAAKQDSAVIIEVLCARMCAGVNELNAAGETPMHIACRLGKVEVVKGLLGGGACCDIMGNNGYPIHTAVKFSEKSCAEAILNTNPNQLLAEDPIYGGTPLHWAKTAEMSRVLLDRGSSVNYLSKTGESPLHILTKRGRFEATMTLLTHGADPNIKGQDGNTALHLAMKLDHMDLIKALMVFGADVEVHNDLGETPGLIAARTSKGPNRKVLLNMLCSVGAERCHPSSLNSPTLSVNKAPPPGIGFDDIMNVAVAVMAMRRGFAEVDGLNTGSKKIDRLLCLDGGGIKGLILIQLLIALEKEAGRPIRELFDWVSGTSTGGILALAIVHGKSMEYVRCLYFRMKEQVFKGSRPYESGPLEEFLKNEFGENTKMTDVAHPRVMVTSVLADRHPGELHLFRNYDPPALQRDPPYTSTATFQPLTVPQEQLVWRAARSSGAAPTYFRPMGRFLDGGLLANNPTLDAMTEIHQYNKALKAQGRGSEVCRLGVVVSLGTGRPPQVTVNSVDVFRPSSPLELAKTFAGVRGLGKMLVDCCTDSDGCAVERARAWCEMADINYHRLSPPLSQEVMLDEISDAVLVNMLWETQMYLYEHRDVIQTLSQQLLQL
- the LOC127987925 gene encoding 85/88 kDa calcium-independent phospholipase A2-like isoform X3, translating into MQFLGRILNTVSSVSTLFSNPYRVRDVQLSDYNGKVLLKREGRLVLYKNQQNHSWDCLLLCPESPSVALRMFQVASEEDAMNWFPQYALKLRPFYEMLRPPLKPETFQPIVDCVRNHPDWSSAHVAVDTGLRDCLKHTYVLSQMNARDAQGQTPLHLACERGDVGCVRELLDECQARTDIKDKNGETPMHCAAKQDSAVIIEVLCARMCAGVNELNAAGETPMHIACRLGKVEVVKGLLGGGACCDIMGNNGYPIHTAVKFSEKSCAEAILNTNPNQLLAEDPIYGGTPLHWAKTAEMSRVLLDRGSSVNYLSKTGESPLHILTKRGRFEATMTLLTHGADPNIKGQDGNTALHLAMKLDHMDLIKALMVFGADVEVHNDLGETPGLIAARTSKGFDDIMNVAVAVMAMRRGFAEVDGLNTGSKKIDRLLCLDGGGIKGLILIQLLIALEKEAGRPIRELFDWVSGTSTGGILALAIVHGKSMEYVRCLYFRMKEQVFKGSRPYESGPLEEFLKNEFGENTKMTDVAHPRVMVTSVLADRHPGELHLFRNYDPPALQRDPPYTSTATFQPLTVPQGWEDEDLLVVGYTRPPRKRRKVTDEEQLVWRAARSSGAAPTYFRPMGRFLDGGLLANNPTLDAMTEIHQYNKALKAQGRGSEVCRLGVVVSLGTGRPPQVTVNSVDVFRPSSPLELAKTFAGVRGLGKMLVDCCTDSDGCAVERARAWCEMADINYHRLSPPLSQEVMLDEISDAVLVNMLWETQMYLYEHRDVIQTLSQQLLQL